The proteins below come from a single Microtus ochrogaster isolate Prairie Vole_2 chromosome 8, MicOch1.0, whole genome shotgun sequence genomic window:
- the Arl6ip1 gene encoding ADP-ribosylation factor-like protein 6-interacting protein 1: MAEGDNRSSNMLAVETAGLEEQLQGWGEVMLMADRVLRWERAWFPPAIAGVVSLLFLIIYYLDPSVLSGVSCFVMFLCLADYLVPILAPRIFGSNKWTTEQQQRFHEICSNLVKTRRRAVGWWKRLFSLKEEKPKMYFMTMIISLAAVAWVGQQVHNLLLTYLIVTFVLLLPGLNQHGIILKYIGMAKREINKLLKQKEKKNE; the protein is encoded by the exons ATGGCGGAAGGGGATAACCGCAGCAGCAACATGCTG GCTGTGGAGACTGcaggtctggaagagcagctgcaaGGATGGGGAGAAGTGATGCTGATGGCTGACAGAGTCCTTCGCTGGGAAAGAGCCTGGTTTCCACCTGCCATCGCAGGCGTGGTTTCCCTGCTGTTCCT gATTATCTATTATCTCGATCCATCTGTGCTGTCCGGTGTTTCCtgctttgttatgtttttgtGCCTGGCTGACTACCTTGTTCCCATTCTGGCACCAAGGATTTTTGGCTCTAATAAATG GACCACTGAACAACAGCAAAGATTTCATGAAATCTGCAGTAATCTCGTAAAAACACGACGCAGAGCTGTGGGCTGGTGGAAACGCCTCTTttcactgaaggaagaaaagcctaaaatg TACTTCATGACCATGATCATTTCTCTTGCTGCCGTCGCTTGGGTGGGACAGCAAGTTCACAACCTGCTTCTCACCTACCTGATTG TGACTTTTGTGCTGTTGCTTCCTGGACTAAATCAACACGGAATCATATTGAAGTATATTGGAATGGCCAAAAGGGAGATAAACAAGCTTctcaagcaaaaagaaaagaaaaacgaatAA